The genomic DNA TCGGCTACACTTTAGACATGAACGtgcaaaatgagaaaacaactacACTATATATAGGGTacagggtttcgcttatatgaccatgtcactatgagcgaaatcatcttgttgggatttcgctcatatggcacaatgtcactataagcgaaatctgaacattacaaacccaaattTACACATTAACCCCCTATAcattcataattaacacatctagaccctatccattgatcaactaagactaagacgcaggctttagacattcatgcaccaacaaactcccccatggatacagccgcagtcttcagtcttggtcttcggGTCTTCATAAAGACTTGAACTTTTCTTCATGCTGCTTAGGCTTCCTCCTTAGCGCATTCCTTACCATGTCGatctctttctttctcttcttatcCTCTTCAGCTTGAATGTTCATCCATTTACCTCTGTTCTCTTCAAGTTTTGACGTTCACGAGCAacttttctcttcatcttctCATCGAGCGACCACCATGATGACTTCCATTTACTCTTAGAATTAATACTCTTCTGAAAACAAAGAGTAGCTACACGTTGAAATTGCATGGCCTGCTCTCTGTCTTCTGGATGATAATGAATCTTGTTGATGAATAAACATTCGATATCCTTTGCAGAGCAGTTCactaaccacatcgggtcatAGATATGAATTTCTCGCAATTCGCTTCCTGCTCGATAAGTAATCACTGCTTCAGTTGTAATACAACTATAAACCCAGCCCATGAAACCTTTGTAAAACTCTTGCTCCATTGATGGCACTGGTATAGTTTTCATCATTCTCGGCTTTTTTCACATTAAGAATCGTCTCTTCAACTCCCGTCACTGGATCTCTTCTTGTAACTCTCTTCGGATAATGTGGTTTCCAGTGTTTGAAGTCTCTCAAAGCCTCGAACTTTATCAAACCCCATATAGAAACATTGTTCTTCCTGACAGGATATCCCAAGGTTCTAACCTTTGACAACtcatccacatcccaccatggAAGTGACATAATATCATGTAACTTTTCAAAATATTGCACGCCACATTCTCTTCTGATTGCATACGCATTAACTTGAGGCAGAAAACCCCAGCTAATGATGTCACCGAGAGATACGCTTCGATCACGTTGATAATACTTTAACGGCCGTTTGAACTTCCTCTCGTGACTTTCTTTGAACCACTTTTTCCTTTCTTCTGTTGCCATATCTTTTGGAGTGCCGTCAAAGTTCACATCTTtcaaaatttcagcaacttttctTCGCAACTCATCACGATTTTCATCATCCGTCCAGTCTTCAACTTCAACTCTATCATACAtatcagcctcttcaacataTCTATACTCATATGCAAGCTGTTGATTGATATCGAAGGCATTCAACTCTTCTTCAAACTCGGCATTCATTTCTTCTTCAAAATCGAACTTAAAGTCAGGATTCACCATGCGAGTCATTTCCTTAATTGCTTCCAACGTGTAAGTATGGAAATGTTCTCCTTCTTCACGATAAGTATCCAACCTCAGAATCAACTTCTCAGCATGTTGAACATTCTGTGCATCACCTGACTCCCCCTGTCTATCAGCTCCCCCTGATTCTTCGTTCACTGACtcattcatcaaatcatcaacatTCTTTTCAGTAGAAGCCTCAGTAACTTTCAACCTTGTACCACCCTGAGCATCGTCGTCATCGTTGTTAGAACCATGACTGCTCGCAGAATAGACTTTCTCATCTTtatcatcttcctcttcatcctcctcttcatcatcttcgTCATCACTGTCACCCATTAACTCTTCAAGAGGTGTATAATCCTCAAACAAACCAGAGATAGCAGAGATAGGTTCAGGATTTTCAACAACCATAGAAGGAACAATCGATCTCTCAGTCACTGCAGAACTACTTCCAACGCCTTTGCCTTTGTCTTTCATCTGTTCATCAATTTTAACTTGACGTTCTGCCCTGAGCTCTTCAACTTGCAATTCTTCAAACTTTTGTTCCACAGACGTTCCGAGCATACTTTCAACTACTTTATTCAGCATATAGAATTCATGATATCTGAATGCCTTAGCTGCTTCAAGCTCTTTGTTCTTCAACTTAAAGTATTCATTTTGTTCATCTCGTCGAGCTTTTTCTTCCTCAAGCTCAGCAACTCTCACCTTCAAGATATCTATCTCTGACTGATCAGaatcaatctttttcaccaactcTTTGTTATCATTTTCCAATCTCTTCACACGCATCTCAAGTATtcgtgttgggattgaaccctaccagaggaacatataatgtaaagccaaaacctggtcacaatagtggattcacaataagcagaagtgtacactaagctctccccttgacagtggttatctatctgctgatacactctaaacactgctcagaagaacaactgatgaaccaaacactgatggaacaactaaagactgctagaaggcaaacactgagctctatctacCGCTGTCTCTTAAAtactgctgaagatccaagcactgctcattcaaagactaatcaccttttgaagaaagcactgatggtcaagtaatcagtgcttaggctacaacagtggaacgtgaacagtgttaaacttgttttgtattgtattatcaatcagttgttagacatcagtggTTTTGTATAGATTAGTGTCTATAGtttgttaggctgttagaagtcactatcatggtgacgtcagctaagtacatcagtagtttagtttgcctataaatataacagtactctgtactgttatatttgattcgttttgagtgagttcttctcctcaattcaatcctttcatcttgtgcaaccaactctgaaGTATCAGTCTGAGGGGGAgttttagtctgtaagcttgcattgtaaccttttgattttcattgtaatcattcgactcaaggtgaaacaagtgtttaaacatactattctcttctatgtttgtgtttataaagtttgtattcatttccgctgcactttacatcattTCATATATTCTGAATGTTTAATTCATACAAACgagcacaatcatgagagcctcagatcttaacaattggtatcagagcttggacagtcaaattcgatctaacaatcaattttacataacagttcagctcacaattcattgatactgaggttggttgtattcagttgaaaaacagagtaacaagtgaatcatgatcaaaatgattattcagaaactctgtaaaacaaccaagatgtcatatgacacacaaatttcacgcaacaagtgatatcatgcacaagtcactcatagttttcagatctgaaaaataTCTGTTAAATTATGGGATTGTTTgatattttcaaaattgatttcaactgttgttacgaaatttgtgatgtttctacattttacactaaagtatgcacctcTGTTCAGCTAAACTtatgttcatctaaacactagtgttctgctAACAAAGAAAGAGGGaattaaaactttagtcaaaattgttatgtgttcaaaggcaggttgagaatcctcaaaaggaccaaaacaactttgttaaaacacattaagaaaataaggtgtcaaaactgtcctaatcatatgtgatgtgagatctggtaataaaacatggacaaatgtggccagatttctcaaaacattacttcaaaatgattccGGATTAAGTTTCCTCTCAGTGAGTATTTCTATACTTGTGAATGGGAAGGGCAAAAAGGGAAAAAtaaacaaatctcaaagtgtggttatctcaaaaaCCTTTGAATCCAAAAGGAAAAGAGTATAAGCACAAAACACTTTTGAGGTCAAAAttgggtaaacagtggtcatcatgcaactgagtGCTTTCATCAATCcaggaattgttcaggtaactacggcatctccagtgattgtccttaaaagaagaatctacaatcaattgacaagaaaatgaccccaaacaatggtcaaaataacttgagaatgatatgatcatgaacacATTTgtaaagctgtcagatccttttgttgattttcaaaacttcctttaatttttctaaggtgtttttttttcttcttaataaaaccagatatatattactttttataatatattctgtacttttactaattttttttgatagtaaaagttcatctctggtcaggatgtaatttacttgtttttgtgtaaaattactatcctaattctggtcaaaaggaaatggcacatatatcaaggtcatgttaagctcaagtttgattatcacagatcataaattgattgcaaattaatttcgaactactaagatactcatgttctagttcaagtaattagacacaaaatgagcagctctagtagaaatgttttcatcatctgggatgctaaaccactgtctggaataatggacatttggcaaaaccttgaacaaaatttctgtagACAattgctgacaatttaatcttgataatgtacatctaaaatgtattttgttaaaaatagcatctctggtgctcaacagatgttggaTAAGACAAAATCAaattctacatctgaacaagcagatgctaacattatttGTCAAAGGTTAAAACACTGCTACACTATCAGTTGTTGCAATAAAAGTCTTTATTCCattttctaccactgttgtacctaaaatgctgttgtgtctcaacatctgctctctaaagtctgtccactgctgatagtcaacctctgcttttcaaaaacactgatgtttaaaatcattgttccatccactgatacacccactgcttcatttcattaccgttgtaactactgatgcctgatccatcagtggttgtcaaaacaactgtcctccattatttatcattccatcaggggttggcacgtggtcagtttttaaccgtcagatcattataaccgctgccacatcagcattcaccttttccctaaataaaaccctgattatacccaaacagggttttactgtcgaattgaattccaaatattctcttctcaaagcagtttccaacccTTCTTCTCAAAACATTCTCcgattcttcttcatcaaaatgacgaagtcaaaatcaaaatcaaaatctaaaccaaaatcaccatcatcttcaaaagAGGTCGCTCAAACGACCGAAGAAATCTTTGAACTCCCATACAAATCACCTCATAACTACGTGGGTctcctcacaaaacctaccgataatcacaccttcgactccatc from Helianthus annuus cultivar XRQ/B chromosome 7, HanXRQr2.0-SUNRISE, whole genome shotgun sequence includes the following:
- the LOC110880444 gene encoding uncharacterized protein LOC110880444; its protein translation is MRVKRLENDNKELVKKIDSDQSEIDILKVRVAELEEEKARRDEQNEYFKLKNKELEAAKAFRYHEFYMLNKVVESMLGTSVEQKFEELQVEELRAERQVKIDEQMKDKGKGVGSSSAVTERSIVPSMVVENPEPISAISGLFEDYTPLEELMGDSDDEDDEEEDEEEDDKDEKVYSASSHGSNNDDDDAQGGTRLKVTEASTEKNVDDLMNESVNEESGGADRQGESGDAQNVQHAEKLILRLDTYREEGEHFHTYTLEAIKEMTRMVNPDFKFDFEEEMNAEFEEELNAFDINQQLAYEYRYVEEADMYDRVEVEDWTDDENRDELRRKVAEILKDVNFDGTPKDMATEERKKWFKESHERKFKRPLKYYQRDRSVSLGDIISWGFLPQVNAYAIRRECGVQYFEKLHDIMSLPWWDVDELSKVRTLGYPVRKNNVSIWGLIKFEALRDFKHWKPHYPKRVTRRDPVTGVEETILNVKKAENDENYTSAINGARVLQRFHGLGL